A single genomic interval of Picosynechococcus sp. PCC 7003 harbors:
- a CDS encoding lysophospholipid acyltransferase family protein, protein MPLFPPFPPLDPPLDGWSLEGRDPETIRRLLPLWEWLYKFYFRVETSGWENLPTDEPVLAVGSHNGGLAAPDMWMMMYDWFQRYGVERPTYGLMHPNIWLAFPELAKIAVKTGAVQAHPKMAIAALKAGANVLVYPGGGQDVFRPHAQRNQIYFAERRGFIKLALRQGVPIVPLISWGAHDSIFVIEDIYEPLKKFLKAFNLPWLFNIDPEVFPIYLGLPWGVAFGPLPNFPLPTKMYTRVCPPIRFEKYGRAPAGDRPYVEACYQRVLGEMQRELDQLIAEVESRPKDCP, encoded by the coding sequence ATGCCCCTTTTTCCGCCATTTCCGCCCCTGGATCCGCCCTTAGACGGTTGGTCCCTTGAGGGGCGCGACCCAGAAACCATTCGGCGTTTGCTGCCCCTCTGGGAGTGGCTCTACAAATTTTATTTTCGGGTAGAAACTAGCGGCTGGGAAAATTTACCGACAGATGAGCCAGTGTTAGCAGTCGGTTCCCACAATGGCGGCCTTGCGGCACCGGATATGTGGATGATGATGTATGACTGGTTTCAGCGGTATGGGGTTGAAAGACCCACCTATGGCCTGATGCACCCGAATATTTGGCTAGCTTTCCCAGAATTAGCGAAAATTGCCGTCAAAACGGGTGCAGTTCAAGCGCATCCGAAAATGGCGATCGCCGCGTTGAAGGCCGGGGCCAATGTCCTCGTTTATCCGGGGGGCGGTCAAGATGTTTTTCGGCCCCATGCCCAGAGAAATCAGATTTACTTTGCCGAGCGGCGGGGATTTATTAAACTAGCTCTGCGCCAGGGAGTGCCCATTGTGCCACTGATTTCCTGGGGGGCCCACGACAGTATTTTTGTCATTGAAGATATCTACGAACCCCTCAAAAAATTTTTAAAAGCGTTTAACCTGCCGTGGCTGTTTAACATCGACCCGGAGGTTTTTCCCATTTATCTCGGTTTACCCTGGGGGGTCGCCTTTGGCCCCCTACCCAACTTTCCCCTGCCGACAAAAATGTATACACGGGTCTGTCCGCCGATCCGCTTTGAAAAATATGGCCGGGCACCGGCGGGCGATCGCCCCTACGTTGAAGCCTGTTACCAGCGGGTTTTAGGGGAAATGCAACGGGAATTAGACCAATTAATCGCTGAGGTGGAATCCCGTCCGAAAGATTGCCCTTAA
- a CDS encoding SDR family oxidoreductase — protein sequence MKIAIIGCGYVGQAIAKQWTTADHQVTVTTTTPEKVPQLQEIAYQVKVLSGDQPEALQELCEGQDVVLLAVGSKGRTEANYQQAYLKTAQNLAQALTHNDTVKQVIYTSSYAIVGNHHGAWVDENTPDKPPHVFAEILLATEQTLKAIATDSRQVCILRLGGIYGEGREIKKIFQRAMGQVRPGDGSEYGNWIHLEDIVAAIEFAQARNLSGLFNLVCDEPLPRRELLSRLAEKYALPPVRWDASQPSDRPLNVRVSNQKLKNLGFTFRHPTIEV from the coding sequence GTGAAAATTGCAATTATTGGTTGTGGCTATGTGGGCCAGGCGATCGCCAAGCAATGGACAACGGCGGATCATCAAGTGACCGTGACGACAACAACCCCCGAAAAAGTCCCTCAGTTACAAGAAATCGCCTACCAAGTGAAAGTTCTCAGCGGTGATCAACCTGAAGCCCTCCAAGAGCTTTGTGAAGGTCAAGATGTTGTGCTTTTGGCGGTGGGTTCGAAGGGACGCACCGAAGCAAATTATCAACAGGCCTATTTAAAAACAGCGCAAAATCTCGCCCAGGCCCTCACCCATAACGACACCGTTAAACAGGTGATCTATACCAGCAGCTACGCCATCGTCGGCAATCACCACGGTGCCTGGGTTGATGAAAATACCCCCGACAAACCGCCCCATGTTTTTGCAGAAATTCTTTTGGCAACGGAGCAAACCCTAAAGGCGATCGCCACAGATTCACGTCAGGTTTGCATACTCCGCTTGGGGGGCATCTATGGTGAAGGCCGAGAAATCAAGAAAATTTTCCAGCGGGCCATGGGCCAAGTCCGGCCTGGTGACGGTAGTGAATACGGTAACTGGATTCATTTAGAAGATATTGTGGCGGCGATCGAATTTGCCCAGGCTCGCAACCTCAGCGGTTTATTTAATCTTGTTTGCGATGAGCCGTTGCCCCGGCGGGAATTACTCTCTCGTTTGGCCGAAAAATACGCCCTGCCCCCGGTACGCTGGGATGCGAGCCAACCTTCTGATCGCCCTTTAAATGTGCGTGTGTCTAACCAAAAATTAAAAAATTTAGGGTTTACATTCCGCCATCCGACGATTGAAGTTTAG
- a CDS encoding EI24 domain-containing protein: MPIDFIRGASYPFRAVRFFSHHPKLLQYLAIPLGVNVVLGGLLYTFSLRWAWRTAGTGYTWVSTSLIGLIDRLPPWLQWLDYGANFLGGLLGLIFIAAVFIAVGLLLVQFGVILGAPWYGQLSEKIEKLRTSRLEIIEVGIIRDIGRAILFELKKLALVLAIAPLLFGINFLPGIGSVLSSLGGLAVTLTIICLDFFDAALERRRFTFRQKLRQVYQALPGSAGFGLVCLGLISLPLLNLVTIPLCVASGTLFVCDRLLPKLNPPASDD, from the coding sequence ATGCCCATTGATTTTATTCGCGGTGCCAGTTACCCATTCCGCGCCGTGAGATTTTTTTCCCATCACCCGAAGCTTTTGCAATATTTAGCGATTCCCCTTGGCGTGAATGTTGTACTGGGTGGATTGCTTTATACTTTTTCGCTGCGTTGGGCTTGGCGGACGGCGGGGACTGGCTACACTTGGGTGAGCACCAGTCTGATCGGCTTAATTGATCGCTTACCTCCCTGGTTACAGTGGTTAGATTACGGCGCAAATTTTCTGGGGGGGCTGTTAGGCCTTATTTTCATCGCGGCAGTGTTTATTGCGGTTGGATTGCTACTGGTACAGTTTGGCGTTATTCTTGGTGCCCCTTGGTATGGCCAACTGTCAGAAAAAATTGAAAAACTCCGCACCAGTCGCCTGGAAATCATTGAAGTGGGCATTATCCGCGATATTGGCCGCGCCATTCTCTTTGAACTAAAAAAACTAGCTTTGGTCTTGGCGATCGCCCCCTTGCTGTTTGGGATTAACTTTTTGCCGGGAATTGGTAGCGTTCTATCTTCCTTGGGAGGCCTGGCGGTAACCCTAACGATCATTTGCCTTGATTTTTTCGATGCCGCCCTTGAGAGGCGGCGATTTACGTTTCGCCAAAAGTTGCGGCAAGTTTATCAGGCTTTACCGGGTAGTGCGGGGTTTGGCCTGGTTTGTCTTGGGTTGATCAGCCTACCTTTGCTCAATCTTGTCACAATTCCCCTCTGCGTTGCCTCCGGCACTCTGTTTGTATGCGATCGCCTGTTGCCAAAGCTAAATCCCCCCGCCAGTGACGATTAG
- the crtR gene encoding beta-carotene hydroxylase — MTAAAASSLVMSREYLRPPGGMNPNVWMIIIAVGLIATSVGGYWFWGWYDWICFLENVLALHLAGTVIHDASHRAAHSNRAVNTILGHASALMLGFAFPVFTRVHLQHHAHVNDPENDPDHFVSTGGPLWMIAARFFYHEIFFFKRRLWKNYELLEWFLSRAFLGVIVYLGIQYGFIGYIMNFWFVPALVVGIALGLFFDYLPHRPFEERDRWKNARVYPSKLLNILILGQNYHLVHHLWPSIPWYKYQPAYYYIKPLLDQKGSPQSLGLLQGKDFLSFLYDIFVGIRLHHKPKS; from the coding sequence ATGACGGCGGCGGCAGCGTCATCATTGGTAATGTCAAGGGAGTATTTGCGTCCCCCTGGTGGGATGAACCCCAATGTGTGGATGATCATCATTGCAGTCGGATTGATCGCCACCTCCGTGGGAGGCTATTGGTTTTGGGGTTGGTATGACTGGATTTGCTTCCTAGAAAATGTTTTAGCGCTGCACCTTGCGGGAACAGTGATCCATGATGCGTCCCACCGCGCCGCCCATAGCAACCGTGCGGTCAATACCATCCTGGGCCATGCCAGTGCTCTCATGTTGGGATTCGCTTTTCCCGTTTTTACCCGAGTCCATCTCCAGCACCACGCCCACGTCAACGATCCTGAAAATGACCCCGACCATTTCGTTTCAACCGGCGGCCCCCTCTGGATGATTGCCGCCCGTTTTTTCTACCACGAAATCTTTTTCTTCAAGCGTCGTCTGTGGAAAAATTACGAGTTGCTAGAGTGGTTCCTCAGCCGTGCCTTTTTGGGCGTCATTGTCTACCTGGGTATCCAGTATGGCTTCATTGGCTACATCATGAACTTTTGGTTTGTCCCCGCGTTGGTGGTTGGTATTGCCCTGGGTTTGTTTTTTGATTATTTGCCCCATCGCCCCTTTGAAGAACGCGATCGCTGGAAAAATGCCAGGGTTTACCCGAGCAAGCTCCTCAATATTTTGATCCTTGGGCAAAACTATCACTTGGTACATCACCTGTGGCCCTCGATTCCTTGGTATAAGTATCAACCCGCCTATTACTACATCAAGCCCCTGTTAGATCAAAAGGGTTCTCCCCAATCATTGGGGCTGCTCCAGGGGAAAGATTTCCTCA